The proteins below come from a single Roseiflexus sp. RS-1 genomic window:
- a CDS encoding ABC transporter ATP-binding protein, which produces MLEVSGGRRGRRPFEPEPARTWSERLAQVRTAFGNIPGAFRLVWRADRRSTLVMAALTLVAAALPAAQAWAGALIVDTVVDSFTARVDPLAGLERTLPYLGFELALLLIGAAAAQMRMFYEHVLNARLGHAINVDIIRKALSLDLSYFEDASFYDKLQNARREADFRALGIINGSYSVVQNLLTLLSFAVLLLAFNPWITLVLFGATIPAFVAQGRYSHLYFRLLTWHAPEFRRMQYLEHVLTVDSSVKEVKLFGLGEPLLKRYSDTFQVFFCEDVDLARRRSLISVGWGVIANLSYYGAYAWIVFVTIAGTITLGSMTLYLTLFRQSQSAFQSLFSNVTRLYENGLFMDNLFSFLSLQPHMSRATQPVAVPPRLQRGLEFRNVSFRYPGRDDWALRNINLTIAPGEKLALVGPNGAGKTTLIKLLTRLYDPTEGEILLDGVDLRDYDIDEVRRRIGVIFQDFVKYQLSARENIGFGQIDRLDDESRVREAAQRGGADDIIAELPAGMETMLGRWFENGFELSGGQWQKIALSRAFMREGEVLVLDEPTAALDAEREYEIFQRFRELTAGKIAVLISHRFSTVRMADRIAVIENGCITEIGSHAELLRQGGTYARLFEMQAEGYR; this is translated from the coding sequence ATGCTGGAAGTTTCTGGAGGACGACGGGGGCGCCGTCCGTTCGAGCCTGAACCTGCCCGGACGTGGTCTGAACGCCTGGCGCAGGTGCGTACTGCGTTCGGCAACATTCCCGGAGCGTTTCGTCTGGTATGGCGCGCCGACCGGCGATCAACGCTGGTGATGGCGGCGCTGACGCTGGTTGCCGCTGCACTGCCTGCGGCGCAGGCATGGGCTGGCGCTTTGATTGTCGACACGGTCGTCGATTCGTTTACTGCGCGCGTCGATCCACTGGCGGGGCTGGAGCGCACTCTGCCATACCTGGGATTTGAACTGGCACTGCTGCTGATCGGCGCTGCTGCGGCTCAGATGCGCATGTTCTACGAGCACGTGCTCAACGCCCGTCTGGGGCACGCGATCAATGTTGATATTATCCGAAAAGCGCTCTCGCTCGATCTCTCCTACTTCGAGGATGCCAGTTTCTACGATAAGTTGCAGAATGCGCGGCGTGAAGCCGATTTCCGCGCGCTCGGCATTATCAATGGTTCGTATAGCGTGGTACAGAACCTCCTGACCCTCCTCTCATTTGCGGTGCTGCTGCTGGCATTCAATCCGTGGATCACGCTGGTGCTGTTCGGGGCGACGATCCCGGCATTTGTGGCGCAGGGACGGTACAGCCATCTCTACTTTCGCTTGCTGACCTGGCACGCGCCGGAGTTTCGCCGGATGCAGTACCTCGAACATGTGCTGACCGTCGATAGCAGCGTCAAAGAAGTGAAACTGTTCGGCCTGGGTGAGCCGCTGTTGAAGCGCTACAGCGATACCTTTCAGGTCTTCTTTTGCGAGGATGTCGATCTGGCGCGGCGTCGTTCGCTCATCAGCGTCGGATGGGGAGTGATCGCCAACCTCAGTTACTACGGCGCATACGCCTGGATTGTGTTCGTGACCATTGCCGGCACGATCACGCTGGGAAGCATGACCCTCTACCTGACCCTCTTCCGGCAGAGTCAGAGCGCCTTTCAGAGTCTGTTCAGCAACGTCACCAGGCTGTATGAAAACGGTCTGTTCATGGATAACCTGTTCAGTTTTCTGAGTCTTCAACCGCATATGAGCCGCGCCACGCAACCGGTCGCTGTTCCTCCCCGCCTGCAACGCGGTCTTGAGTTTCGTAACGTATCGTTCCGTTATCCTGGACGCGATGATTGGGCGCTGCGCAACATCAACCTGACGATTGCACCCGGCGAAAAACTGGCGCTCGTCGGACCGAACGGCGCCGGTAAGACAACGCTGATCAAACTCCTCACCCGCCTCTACGATCCAACCGAAGGGGAGATTCTGCTCGACGGCGTGGATCTGCGCGATTATGACATCGACGAGGTGCGTCGTCGCATTGGGGTGATTTTCCAGGATTTCGTGAAGTACCAGTTGAGTGCGCGCGAGAATATCGGCTTCGGTCAGATCGATCGTCTCGACGATGAGTCACGGGTCCGTGAGGCGGCGCAACGCGGCGGCGCCGACGACATTATCGCCGAACTGCCCGCCGGGATGGAGACGATGTTGGGGCGCTGGTTCGAGAACGGGTTTGAGTTGTCGGGCGGGCAGTGGCAGAAAATTGCGCTGAGCCGCGCCTTTATGCGCGAGGGCGAGGTGCTCGTGCTCGATGAACCGACCGCAGCGCTCGATGCTGAACGGGAGTATGAGATCTTCCAGCGCTTCCGTGAATTGACCGCCGGCAAGATTGCGGTGTTGATCTCGCATCGCTTCTCAACAGTGCGCATGGCAGACCGGATCGCGGTGATTGAGAACGGGTGCATTACCGAGATCGGTTCGCACGCTGAATTGCTGCGGCAGGGCGGAACGTATGCCCGCCTGTTCGAGATGCAGGCGGAAGGGTATCGCTGA
- a CDS encoding PIG-L family deacetylase, translated as MSVRDTHTLTAWGIDSRWLRSNDADRRLLFVYAHPDDESFGNAGTILRYSSDGVAVHYACATRGEAGDVSPELLAGYADVGALRTVEQMRAAEVLGLTGVHFLGHRDSGMPGSPDNQHPDALIRQPPALVAGQIVALIRAIRPQVVVTFGPYGGYGHPDHVFCHQVTTAAFEAAGNPTLYPEQIADGLAPWQPQRLYYSTFGTRFLSTVVFMMRLLGKDPSRFGRNGDVDLVRAAREATPATTKIDTAAYFEQAIRARECHHSQGGGIGWIRRLPKPLQRRLNAVERFTRVAPPWNGEVIERDLFPPNH; from the coding sequence ATGTCGGTACGGGATACTCATACACTGACTGCCTGGGGTATTGACTCGCGCTGGTTGCGCAGCAACGATGCTGATCGGCGTCTGCTCTTCGTCTATGCTCATCCAGATGACGAAAGTTTTGGGAATGCGGGGACGATCCTGCGCTACAGCAGCGATGGCGTGGCCGTCCACTACGCATGCGCAACGCGTGGCGAAGCGGGAGATGTTTCGCCCGAACTGCTGGCAGGGTATGCCGATGTCGGTGCACTGCGAACCGTGGAGCAGATGCGGGCAGCCGAAGTGCTCGGGCTGACAGGCGTGCACTTTCTGGGGCACCGCGACTCGGGCATGCCCGGCTCGCCGGATAACCAGCATCCTGACGCGCTTATCCGGCAACCGCCAGCACTCGTCGCAGGGCAGATCGTTGCCCTGATCCGCGCCATACGCCCACAGGTCGTCGTCACATTCGGACCGTACGGCGGCTACGGGCACCCTGATCACGTGTTCTGTCACCAGGTGACGACGGCGGCATTCGAAGCGGCTGGCAATCCGACCCTCTATCCTGAACAGATCGCCGATGGTCTGGCGCCGTGGCAACCGCAGCGTCTCTACTACTCGACGTTTGGAACCCGCTTTTTATCGACAGTCGTATTCATGATGCGTCTGCTGGGGAAAGACCCGAGTCGTTTCGGGCGAAACGGCGATGTCGATCTGGTCCGTGCTGCGCGTGAAGCGACGCCAGCAACGACAAAAATCGACACGGCTGCATATTTCGAGCAGGCGATCCGGGCGCGGGAATGTCACCACAGTCAGGGTGGCGGCATCGGCTGGATCCGTCGCCTGCCGAAACCGCTCCAGCGTCGCCTCAATGCGGTCGAACGCTTTACCCGCGTCGCGCCGCCCTGGAATGGGGAAGTGATCGAACGCGATCTGTTCCCTCCCAATCACTGA
- a CDS encoding S8 family serine peptidase — MHRCLFILFVLALATLFPAPVSASQVADEIVLHLAGGWSLTTRARIHGPNAARLDAALAQAGAQRAYALGGDAYLLKLVRPLDPRVLSARLSDVPGVVYAEPNYERRSFLVPNDEGIDRQWSLTVLQAFDAWSITTGSDIVIAVLDTGVSPTHPELRGRVLPGFDFVNNDDDPRDDDGHGTFTAGVAAAEGNNGIGAAGMCWQCRILPVKVLNRRGRGNDAAIAAGIRFAVDRGARIITMSFGGPDDSRVLREAVTYALERNVLLVAASGNGQAEGNVPNYPAAYPGVLAVSATGPDDAITSFSTTGDFVDLAAPGAGVWSTLWRRTTGDTYGFADGTSAACPHVAGAAALVWTVRPELSARQVAEVLMLGADDRGTPGKDPAYGYGRLNLLRALQVALDPNLLARSRIEGVVHSVDPVQTTVALNIGQETRPDATGFFRFDNLPPGQYTVIVRSPSGESLQQQVSLTGTALSVARIDFALDRQAAISTAFTPVQPQRGAVYFPETGHTLRGVFLSYWRAHGGLPVFGYPISEEFIERSDDGREALVQYFERHRFELRPENRPPYNVQLTRLGDVILRARGVDWFTLPKGAPQPGCRYFPETGHSLCEPFLSAWRSSGLEFDRRRGKSEAENLALFGMPISEPQVETLPDGRLILVQWFERARFEDHGPDGVLFGLLGNELARLKGWKP, encoded by the coding sequence ATGCATCGCTGTTTGTTCATTCTCTTCGTTCTGGCGCTGGCAACGCTGTTTCCCGCCCCTGTTTCCGCCAGCCAGGTTGCCGATGAAATCGTTCTGCACCTCGCCGGAGGTTGGTCGCTGACCACCAGGGCGCGCATTCACGGTCCGAATGCCGCACGTCTCGATGCAGCGCTGGCGCAGGCTGGCGCTCAGCGGGCATACGCGCTTGGCGGTGATGCGTATCTGCTGAAACTCGTCCGCCCGCTCGACCCGCGCGTTCTGAGCGCGCGTCTCTCCGACGTGCCCGGTGTTGTGTATGCCGAGCCAAACTATGAGCGTCGGTCGTTTCTTGTTCCCAACGATGAAGGCATCGACCGTCAGTGGTCGCTAACCGTTCTTCAGGCATTCGATGCATGGTCGATCACAACCGGCAGCGACATCGTGATTGCCGTACTCGACACCGGCGTTTCGCCGACACATCCAGAACTACGCGGACGGGTGCTTCCCGGTTTTGATTTCGTGAACAACGATGACGATCCCCGCGACGATGACGGGCACGGAACATTTACTGCCGGCGTCGCTGCCGCCGAGGGCAACAATGGGATTGGCGCAGCCGGGATGTGCTGGCAGTGTCGCATTCTTCCGGTAAAAGTGCTCAACCGGCGCGGTCGCGGGAACGATGCCGCCATCGCCGCCGGCATCCGCTTCGCCGTTGATCGCGGTGCACGAATTATTACGATGAGTTTCGGCGGACCGGATGACTCGCGTGTTTTGCGGGAAGCGGTGACATATGCGCTGGAACGCAATGTTTTGCTCGTCGCGGCATCGGGCAATGGTCAGGCGGAGGGCAATGTTCCGAATTACCCTGCTGCGTATCCCGGCGTTCTCGCCGTCTCGGCGACCGGACCGGACGATGCGATCACCAGTTTCTCGACGACCGGCGATTTTGTTGATCTTGCTGCACCGGGCGCCGGTGTCTGGAGCACATTGTGGCGGCGCACAACGGGTGATACGTATGGATTTGCCGATGGAACATCAGCAGCCTGCCCGCACGTTGCTGGCGCCGCCGCGCTGGTATGGACGGTGCGACCGGAGTTATCCGCCCGCCAGGTCGCGGAGGTGCTGATGCTTGGCGCCGATGATCGCGGTACGCCGGGAAAGGACCCGGCATACGGCTACGGTCGGTTGAACCTGCTGCGCGCGTTGCAGGTTGCGCTGGATCCCAATCTTCTAGCGCGTTCGCGCATCGAGGGCGTGGTGCACAGCGTCGATCCTGTCCAGACGACGGTGGCGTTGAACATCGGGCAGGAAACCCGCCCCGACGCGACCGGTTTCTTCCGTTTCGACAATCTTCCACCCGGTCAGTACACCGTCATTGTGCGCAGTCCATCGGGTGAGTCATTGCAGCAACAGGTTTCGCTCACCGGAACCGCGCTGAGCGTGGCGCGCATCGATTTTGCTCTCGACCGTCAGGCGGCGATCAGCACCGCATTTACGCCAGTTCAACCGCAGCGCGGGGCGGTCTACTTCCCCGAAACGGGGCACACCCTGCGCGGCGTGTTCCTGTCGTACTGGCGCGCCCACGGCGGATTGCCGGTGTTCGGCTACCCGATCAGCGAGGAGTTCATCGAACGCAGCGACGACGGGCGCGAGGCGCTGGTTCAGTATTTCGAGCGGCACCGCTTCGAGTTGCGCCCTGAGAATCGCCCGCCCTACAACGTTCAGTTGACCCGTCTGGGCGATGTGATCCTGCGCGCGCGCGGGGTCGATTGGTTCACCTTGCCGAAAGGCGCGCCACAACCCGGATGCCGCTATTTTCCCGAAACCGGTCACAGCCTGTGCGAACCGTTCCTGAGCGCCTGGCGATCCAGCGGACTGGAGTTCGACCGACGACGCGGCAAGTCGGAGGCGGAGAACCTGGCGCTGTTCGGCATGCCGATTTCGGAACCGCAGGTCGAGACGCTGCCGGATGGGCGTCTGATTCTGGTGCAGTGGTTCGAGCGCGCGCGCTTCGAGGATCACGGACCGGATGGGGTGCTCTTCGGGCTGCTCGGCAACGAACTGGCGCGACTGAAAGGGTGGAAACCGTAA
- a CDS encoding MFS transporter, whose product MTIRSSLRAYATHFLIAPKVFYFFWFVALGSFMPFITLHYRNIGLDLAQIGVLLSLAGILQIASPLWGLLADALRIRRVLLPIVIVGAILPAIVLGRVTDFWFIFALVVIMSLFAAPVAPLADSATLAALGNARERYGSQRVWGAVGWGLSTVTFGWMVQQVGRNGGTVRCWQSACV is encoded by the coding sequence ATGACTATTCGCTCCTCGCTTCGCGCTTACGCGACACACTTCCTGATCGCGCCGAAAGTGTTCTACTTCTTCTGGTTTGTGGCGCTTGGCTCATTCATGCCGTTCATTACGCTGCACTATCGGAATATCGGGCTGGACCTGGCGCAGATCGGGGTGCTGCTGTCGCTGGCGGGAATCTTACAGATTGCCAGCCCGTTGTGGGGGTTGCTTGCCGACGCCCTGCGAATACGGCGTGTGCTGCTCCCCATCGTCATTGTCGGTGCAATCCTTCCGGCCATCGTGCTCGGCCGCGTGACCGATTTCTGGTTCATCTTCGCCCTGGTGGTGATCATGAGCCTGTTTGCGGCGCCGGTTGCGCCGCTGGCGGATAGCGCAACTCTGGCAGCGCTCGGCAATGCGCGCGAACGCTATGGATCACAGCGGGTCTGGGGAGCGGTCGGTTGGGGTCTCAGCACCGTCACGTTCGGCTGGATGGTGCAGCAGGTGGGGCGGAACGGCGGCACCGTCAGATGCTGGCAATCCGCTTGCGTCTGA
- a CDS encoding protein kinase domain-containing protein → MPELNLIGRTIGRFEILSELGRGGMAVVYKARQTSPNRIVALKVLPPELSLDRTYIARFRQEADSAAALEHPNIVPIYVVDEAEGLHYIAMKFIDGRTLKEIIHERGSLPLDETIRLVEQVASALDYAHSRGVIHRDIKPSNMMLDRNGWVYLTDFGLARGTGGGGGLTIAGTVMGTPEYMSPEQAQGLPNVGPPTDIYALGVVVYEMLTGRMPFKADTPMAMLVARLQHAPIPPRDFRSDLPLPVEDVIMRALARKPEARYQSAGELVAALKQAAGFGTGPMHSASPPVSPPAGTPLPYVRTVPPSPPAGTTAPRPPESPVSPVYGLPTQQASPPSGAPTMHATSPSYGTPAQPPAGAPTMQAMPPGTLPPQPAAPSVPQAPAKPKKSGGMGLIVGGIAAVVLLALVALFALRPATDGQNRQVDAALAQAHELFNQRGKLDQAIEAYQEVLRIDSANAEARTRLALIYQMRARYSDAEAEARAAIDADNRAILAHAVLAESLHSQGRYNEALDAADRAVAADPDHPTGYGSRAIIKAARALDDADATMLAEAIDDAEIALEKAAGRDNLIQALAHNARGVVYWYQYLFSNDAAMVARGGDEFNRAIGLQGQIAVFHSNLGYFYNDQGASALQRGNRQEAVSLLDLARQQFERAQDIDPVNGHAHAGLGWNLYFLEDYTGAVAEFDKAIELNPQDTDAHIGKSYALLGLSPPDFDGAIATLEQATTVAPYVPELFARLGWTHLSKAFAAESGSAAQTALFQRAEDRFREALDRNDRFVNAITGLGWAQSALGQYDQALDTLQRSLAIKEDQGDAHFGIGWTYYNMGRFTDAESSFRRAIEIQPLDGSNYYWLGLTLEQLGRVEEAKQAYRTAVEKGNSFAQQELERLGQ, encoded by the coding sequence ATGCCCGAGTTGAATCTGATCGGTCGAACGATAGGACGCTTTGAGATCCTCAGCGAACTGGGACGCGGCGGCATGGCTGTGGTCTACAAGGCGCGCCAGACGTCGCCCAATCGAATCGTTGCGCTCAAGGTGCTGCCGCCGGAGTTGAGTCTCGACCGTACCTACATTGCTCGCTTTCGCCAGGAAGCTGACAGTGCAGCCGCTCTCGAGCATCCCAACATCGTTCCAATCTATGTGGTGGACGAGGCTGAGGGTCTGCACTATATTGCGATGAAATTCATCGATGGACGCACGCTGAAGGAGATCATCCACGAACGCGGCTCGCTGCCTCTCGATGAGACGATCAGGCTGGTCGAACAGGTTGCCAGCGCTCTCGACTATGCCCACAGCCGGGGCGTCATCCACCGCGACATCAAACCTTCCAATATGATGCTTGATCGCAACGGCTGGGTCTACCTGACCGACTTTGGACTGGCACGCGGCACGGGTGGAGGCGGCGGGTTGACCATCGCCGGAACGGTGATGGGAACGCCGGAATATATGTCGCCTGAACAGGCGCAGGGGTTGCCGAACGTTGGACCGCCGACCGACATCTACGCGCTCGGCGTAGTGGTCTACGAGATGCTCACCGGTCGCATGCCGTTCAAAGCCGATACGCCGATGGCGATGCTGGTTGCGCGTCTCCAGCACGCGCCCATTCCGCCGCGCGATTTCCGTAGCGATCTGCCGCTGCCGGTCGAGGATGTTATCATGCGCGCGCTGGCGCGCAAACCGGAGGCGCGCTATCAGAGCGCCGGTGAACTGGTTGCTGCGCTGAAGCAGGCTGCCGGTTTCGGCACAGGTCCGATGCATAGCGCCTCGCCGCCCGTTTCGCCGCCAGCCGGAACGCCGCTGCCCTACGTGCGCACCGTACCGCCGTCGCCTCCTGCCGGAACGACAGCACCCCGCCCGCCCGAATCTCCTGTTTCCCCGGTCTACGGGCTGCCGACACAACAGGCTTCACCGCCGTCCGGCGCTCCGACGATGCATGCCACGTCGCCTTCGTATGGAACTCCGGCACAACCCCCTGCTGGCGCGCCGACAATGCAGGCGATGCCTCCTGGAACCCTGCCGCCGCAGCCTGCCGCGCCGTCTGTGCCGCAAGCGCCGGCGAAGCCGAAGAAAAGCGGCGGTATGGGGTTGATCGTCGGCGGGATCGCGGCAGTCGTGCTGCTGGCGCTGGTTGCCCTGTTCGCGCTTCGCCCTGCGACGGATGGACAGAACCGACAGGTCGACGCTGCCCTCGCTCAGGCTCACGAACTGTTCAACCAGCGCGGGAAACTGGATCAGGCTATCGAAGCCTATCAGGAAGTGCTCAGGATCGATAGCGCCAATGCCGAAGCGCGCACGCGCCTGGCGTTGATCTATCAGATGCGCGCGCGCTATAGCGATGCCGAAGCGGAAGCGCGCGCCGCAATCGATGCCGATAACCGTGCGATTCTGGCGCACGCCGTACTCGCTGAGTCGCTGCATAGCCAGGGCAGGTACAACGAGGCGCTCGACGCGGCTGATCGCGCGGTTGCCGCTGATCCCGACCATCCGACAGGGTATGGATCACGCGCCATTATCAAGGCAGCCCGCGCCCTCGACGACGCCGATGCGACCATGCTCGCCGAAGCGATCGATGATGCCGAAATCGCGCTCGAAAAAGCAGCCGGACGGGACAATCTGATCCAGGCGCTGGCGCACAATGCACGCGGCGTTGTCTACTGGTATCAGTATCTGTTCAGTAACGATGCAGCGATGGTTGCACGCGGCGGCGATGAATTTAATCGCGCTATCGGTCTCCAGGGGCAGATCGCTGTCTTCCACTCTAACCTCGGCTACTTCTACAACGACCAGGGCGCGAGTGCGCTGCAGCGCGGCAACCGTCAGGAAGCCGTGTCGCTGCTCGATCTGGCGCGGCAACAGTTCGAGCGTGCCCAGGATATCGATCCGGTCAATGGGCATGCGCACGCCGGGCTTGGCTGGAACCTCTATTTTTTGGAGGATTATACCGGCGCTGTGGCAGAGTTCGATAAAGCGATCGAACTGAACCCGCAGGATACCGATGCACATATTGGCAAGAGTTACGCGCTGCTGGGACTCTCGCCGCCCGACTTCGACGGCGCTATCGCCACCCTGGAGCAGGCGACCACTGTGGCGCCGTATGTCCCTGAACTCTTCGCGCGCCTTGGATGGACGCATCTGAGCAAGGCGTTCGCAGCAGAAAGCGGCAGCGCAGCGCAGACGGCGCTCTTTCAGCGCGCAGAGGATCGTTTCCGCGAAGCGCTGGACCGCAATGATCGTTTCGTCAACGCGATTACCGGTCTTGGATGGGCGCAGTCGGCGTTGGGGCAGTACGATCAGGCGCTCGACACGCTTCAGCGGTCGCTGGCGATTAAGGAAGACCAGGGAGATGCGCATTTTGGCATTGGCTGGACGTACTACAACATGGGGCGCTTCACCGATGCCGAGAGCAGTTTTCGTCGCGCCATCGAGATTCAGCCACTCGATGGCAGCAATTACTACTGGCTCGGATTGACGCTCGAACAGTTGGGGCGTGTGGAGGAGGCGAAGCAGGCATATCGCACCGCTGTCGAAAAAGGAAACAGTTTCGCACAACAGGAACTGGAACGCCTGGGGCAGTGA
- a CDS encoding alpha/beta hydrolase, producing the protein MPYASLPVTYDPRARHVTFFSPALGISRSFFIYIPPDVDERCPAPAIYLLRGHEREWINPFEDRSRDGRNVIDVYEDLRAAGRVGPLALVFPGTSSDDNRIPGMLVNMRAPHLANGATGIGSGRFADFFFDDLIPYVDRHFPVIPEGRARGIVGFSLGGAMALSVAARRPDLFACAGAYDGTFLYACDRGRRVRRRDRVIANPMFDAAYGVPRDLTFIAQHNAANLILRGDAAALARVVWVVAYGPESQEPWQSNYYRGEHLLACLRARGLANALEDPVILDGDHTWRTADRFIALTLPLYDRALRHESSKAPDRVERPR; encoded by the coding sequence GTGCCATACGCTTCGCTGCCCGTCACCTATGATCCTCGCGCCCGTCATGTCACGTTCTTCAGCCCGGCGCTCGGTATTTCGCGCAGTTTCTTCATCTACATTCCGCCCGATGTCGATGAACGCTGTCCGGCGCCGGCGATCTATCTGCTCCGCGGGCATGAGCGCGAATGGATCAACCCTTTCGAGGATCGATCCCGCGACGGCAGGAATGTGATCGATGTCTATGAAGACCTGCGCGCCGCGGGGCGCGTTGGTCCGTTGGCGCTTGTCTTTCCCGGAACCTCCAGCGATGATAACCGCATCCCCGGCATGCTGGTCAACATGCGCGCGCCGCACCTGGCGAACGGCGCGACCGGCATCGGCAGCGGGCGCTTCGCCGATTTCTTCTTCGATGATCTGATCCCGTATGTGGATCGACACTTCCCGGTCATTCCCGAAGGAAGGGCGCGGGGCATCGTCGGCTTTTCGCTCGGCGGCGCTATGGCGCTGTCGGTTGCGGCGCGGCGACCCGATCTGTTTGCCTGCGCTGGCGCGTATGATGGCACATTCCTGTACGCCTGCGACCGGGGGCGGCGTGTGCGTCGCCGTGACCGGGTGATCGCCAATCCGATGTTCGACGCCGCCTACGGTGTGCCGCGCGATCTGACATTCATCGCCCAACACAACGCCGCCAATCTGATCCTGCGCGGTGATGCCGCCGCCCTCGCGCGCGTCGTCTGGGTGGTGGCATATGGTCCGGAATCACAGGAGCCATGGCAGTCGAACTACTATCGCGGTGAGCATCTGCTGGCATGCCTGCGCGCGCGTGGTCTTGCCAATGCGTTGGAAGACCCGGTGATTCTGGATGGCGATCATACCTGGCGCACCGCTGATCGTTTTATTGCCCTGACCCTGCCGCTGTACGACCGCGCCCTCCGCCATGAATCATCGAAGGCGCCCGACCGTGTCGAACGCCCTCGATGA
- a CDS encoding thiamine-binding protein: MATITVSFEVLPGGLPDKAATYAAVDAAIAVVAESGLTYRVGPMETTIEGEYDDIMTVIKRAQEAVLAAGATRVFTLIKVDYDPRGSTIAEKLAKYEE; encoded by the coding sequence GTGGCGACGATAACCGTCAGTTTCGAGGTGTTGCCGGGCGGATTGCCGGATAAAGCCGCAACCTATGCGGCAGTGGACGCAGCCATCGCGGTGGTTGCCGAAAGCGGTCTGACGTACCGGGTGGGTCCGATGGAGACGACCATCGAGGGAGAGTACGACGACATTATGACGGTGATCAAGCGCGCACAGGAGGCGGTGCTGGCTGCCGGCGCAACACGGGTGTTCACACTGATCAAGGTGGATTACGACCCGCGCGGTTCGACAATCGCTGAGAAACTGGCGAAGTATGAGGAGTGA
- a CDS encoding ABC transporter permease, which produces MRSEQAQRIAPETAIGRRVGEVRRRLAQAFPPFVLLSALVAAWELIVWQLALPAWLLPPPSRILTTLFSNLPILGEHVAATLTVTIPGFGLALVTGFALGVLIDASPLLRRAVYPLLVTSQTVPIVAIAPLLVVGFGFGMLPKVLVVALVTFFPIVVNTADGLQAADRDQRRLLEAMGANYWQLLRLLRLPAALPSIFTGIKVAITYSVIGAVLAEWIGASAGLGVYIARSLRAFRTDQVFVAALVTSLLTIVLFALVTLLERWIVSWRDEP; this is translated from the coding sequence ATGAGGAGTGAGCAGGCGCAACGGATCGCGCCGGAAACGGCGATCGGGCGGCGCGTCGGCGAGGTGCGGCGACGCCTGGCGCAGGCGTTCCCGCCGTTCGTTCTGCTGAGCGCGCTGGTAGCGGCATGGGAACTCATCGTATGGCAACTGGCGCTGCCAGCCTGGTTGCTGCCGCCGCCATCGCGCATCCTGACCACCCTGTTCAGCAATCTGCCGATCCTGGGTGAGCACGTCGCGGCGACGCTGACTGTCACCATTCCCGGCTTTGGGCTGGCGCTGGTGACCGGCTTTGCGCTGGGAGTGCTGATCGATGCTTCGCCACTGCTGCGGCGCGCCGTCTATCCACTGCTGGTCACATCGCAGACGGTGCCGATCGTGGCGATTGCGCCGCTCCTGGTGGTAGGGTTCGGGTTCGGCATGCTCCCCAAGGTGCTGGTCGTCGCGCTGGTGACCTTCTTTCCGATCGTGGTTAACACTGCCGATGGGCTTCAGGCGGCAGATCGCGATCAGCGGCGATTGCTGGAGGCAATGGGCGCGAATTACTGGCAATTGTTGCGTCTGTTGCGCCTGCCGGCCGCCCTGCCGTCGATTTTCACCGGTATCAAAGTCGCTATCACCTACAGCGTTATTGGGGCGGTGCTGGCTGAATGGATCGGTGCGAGCGCCGGGCTTGGCGTCTACATCGCGCGTTCGCTGCGCGCTTTTCGCACCGATCAGGTCTTCGTCGCGGCACTCGTGACATCGCTGCTGACGATAGTCCTGTTCGCCCTGGTGACGCTGCTGGAGCGCTGGATAGTATCGTGGAGGGACGAACCATGA